The following proteins come from a genomic window of Synergistaceae bacterium:
- a CDS encoding L,D-transpeptidase: protein MNTDRLREFVKDLFTLRTVWIDRGAGKWTVKKRLHPLLRGVFCTAGVVLCATVYAGLNMPHAVEAEPQPVMVTASLPEPESLPLPAPEEPPAPPVQQEQQHIIIPLAMTKNTIVLPSESNPHTDRIIVETLPAPVSVSLQPNNGRYSIVINKSEYTLTLYRGNEPVKTYSVAVGRNKGDKQKRGDNRTPVGDFKIVSIENASGWSHDFRDGKGKIAGAYGPWFLRLDAKGWKGIGIHGTHDPDSRGTNATEGCIRLSNEDIAELKQYAYRNMPVTIREN, encoded by the coding sequence ATGAATACTGACAGACTGCGCGAATTTGTCAAAGACTTGTTCACGCTCCGTACAGTGTGGATTGACAGAGGGGCAGGGAAGTGGACCGTCAAGAAGCGGCTTCATCCTCTGCTTCGCGGAGTGTTCTGCACTGCCGGAGTTGTGCTGTGTGCCACTGTTTACGCCGGGCTGAACATGCCTCATGCCGTCGAAGCCGAGCCCCAGCCCGTGATGGTTACCGCCTCGCTCCCTGAACCCGAGAGCCTTCCTCTTCCTGCGCCGGAAGAACCTCCTGCCCCTCCCGTTCAGCAGGAACAGCAGCACATAATCATTCCGCTCGCGATGACGAAGAACACGATAGTTCTGCCCTCAGAATCTAATCCCCACACCGACAGGATAATAGTGGAAACTCTGCCTGCTCCTGTCTCTGTGTCTCTTCAGCCGAACAACGGCAGGTACAGCATTGTCATCAACAAGTCAGAGTACACCTTAACGCTCTACAGGGGCAATGAACCCGTGAAAACGTACAGCGTTGCCGTCGGCAGAAACAAGGGCGACAAGCAGAAGAGGGGCGACAACAGGACACCCGTCGGGGACTTCAAGATAGTGTCGATCGAGAACGCATCCGGCTGGTCTCACGACTTCCGCGACGGCAAAGGCAAGATCGCAGGAGCTTACGGCCCGTGGTTTCTGAGGCTCGACGCTAAGGGCTGGAAGGGCATAGGCATTCACGGAACGCACGACCCCGACAGCAGGGGCACGAACGCCACAGAAGGATGCATCCGCCTCAGCAACGAGGACATAGCGGAGCTGAAGCAGTACGCGTACCGCAACATGCCGGTAACGATAAGGGAGAATTAA